From Amphiura filiformis chromosome 20, Afil_fr2py, whole genome shotgun sequence, a single genomic window includes:
- the LOC140141790 gene encoding uncharacterized protein isoform X1: MDKRYTFRTYNIPAAANISTGSKTKIRPYRLRTLFGIACVILVMFQIWGVEKYIAGHPASLQNVQVRDSWSHLIFHATGDKQIKNTKLTHSTDSTQSTNSSDQCTYPRFDPKTEHPPYVTCRRNQPPPDSCKKAQKMYFSKPTPLCTDKRQFILCQIQNFTTGHRVTCNGSICETPISLGVMKEGNLSWSIFPDINDLQNTILDFLTKNSSTGNYGFCYLNCTLKDKKLGSQLLLIPQYFTQNTCKDKACFDAININVIWMDSTSHSHFFRSLPKSVTALRNAKENKLAHVFNYDLMQSMYGRTYANTMMFTLGPPGDPWTGIGPGIGKLFKLFQNGGYHVTWIDDLCWITMMQAGRKTGMSRFIGIDKADKSVSKSWKTLLKTLKSKGIDQIGSSAANCEILKNSDRLDPFHDEPNQAICYNGKYQGDYMLSYMASLQNQFTNVTRKRPFFNYLEFNTAHEPTGCRLQTLDESFAKFIDFLNKQSNTFTFIFGDHGLGYGNTVKDELQHPACFIHASNDLDEKLGKEKMDSLSLNQERLIDIVDLRQTLLTLAPGDDKSIYKIDKKIRHTSQWTVSYH; this comes from the exons ATGGATAAGAG atatacttttaGAACTTACAATATACCAGCAGCAGCTAATATCTCCACCGGTTCTAAGACGAAGATACGACCATATCGATTACGTACTCTGTTCGGCATTGCATGTGTCATCTTGGTAATGTTCCAAATCTGGGGAGTCGAAAAGTATATTGCCGGACATCCTGCTAGTCTTCAAAATGTTCAAGTAAGAGAC TCCTGGTCTCATCTGATATTTCATGCAACTGGGGATAAACAGATCAAAAACACTAAGCTAACG CATTCCACAGACAGCACACAGAGCACAAATTCTTCCGATCAGTGCACATATCCTCGATTTGACCCTAAGACAGAACATCCGCCATATGTCACCTGCAGACGCAACCAACCGCCACCAGACTCATGCAAAAAGGCACAAAAGATGTACTTTTCAAAGCCGACGCCATTGTGCACTGACAAACGGCAGTTTATTCTTTGCCAGATTCAG AATTTTACCACTGGCCATAGAGTTACATGTAATGGCAGCATTTGCGAAACACCCATATCGCTAGGTGTAATGAAGGAAGGGAATCTATCATGGAGTATATTTCCCGATATCAATGACCTGCAAAACACCATCCTTGATTTTCTCACCAAGAACTCGAGTACCGGTAACTATGGATTCTGCTATCTGAATTGTACGCTTAAAGACAAGAAACTTGGCAGTCAGTTGCTTCTTATACCACAATACTTTACCCAGAACACATGTAAAGATAAAGCCTGCTTCGATGCAATAAACATCAATGTCATCTGGATGGATTCAACATCGCATAGTCATTTCTTTAGATCTTTGCCAAAATCAGTTACTGCATTAAGAAATGCTAAGGAAAATAAACTTGCCCACGTGTTTAATTATGATTTGATGCAATCAATGTATGGCCGCACGTATGCAAATACTATGATGTTTACATTAGGACCTCCCGGAGATCCCTGGACAGGTATCGGTCCCGGTATCGGTAAACTATTTaagttgtttcaaaatggcggATACCACGTGACATGGATAGATGATCTCTGCTGGATAACTATGATGCAAGCAGGGCGAAAAACAGGAATGTCCAGATTTATTGGTATAGATAAGGCAGATAAATCAGTTTCCAAGTCTTGGAAAAcactgcttaaaacattaaaatcaaAAGGCATTGATCAAATAGGATCATCTGCAGCAAATTGTGagattttgaaaaacagcgaccGTCTAGATCCTTTTCATGATGAACCAAATCAAGCTATATGCTACAATGGAAAATATCAAGGAGACTACATGCTCTCATATATGGCATCGCTACAGAATCAATTCACGAATGTTACACGTAAAAGACCATTTTTTAACTATTTAGAATTCAACACCGCCCACGAACCGACTGGATGCCGACTTCAGACCTTAGATGAAAGTTTTGCTAAGTTTATTGATTTCCTAAACAAACAAAGCAATACATTTACTTTCATATTTGGAGACCATGGATTAGGTTATGGAAATACGGTAAAGGATGAATTGCAACATCCGGCTTGTTTCATTCATGCCTCAAACGACTTGGACGAAAAATTAGGAAAAGAAAAAATGGATTCTTTGAGTTTAAACCAGGAGAGGCTGATTGATATCGTTGACTTGAGACAAACCCTGCTAACTTTAGCACCTGGTGATGATAAGTCTAtttataaaattgacaaaaaaatacGACACACATCCCAATGGACTGTTTCATATCATTGA
- the LOC140141790 gene encoding uncharacterized protein isoform X2: protein MDKRYTFRTYNIPAAANISTGSKTKIRPYRLRTLFGIACVILVMFQIWGVEKYIAGHPASLQNVQSWSHLIFHATGDKQIKNTKLTHSTDSTQSTNSSDQCTYPRFDPKTEHPPYVTCRRNQPPPDSCKKAQKMYFSKPTPLCTDKRQFILCQIQNFTTGHRVTCNGSICETPISLGVMKEGNLSWSIFPDINDLQNTILDFLTKNSSTGNYGFCYLNCTLKDKKLGSQLLLIPQYFTQNTCKDKACFDAININVIWMDSTSHSHFFRSLPKSVTALRNAKENKLAHVFNYDLMQSMYGRTYANTMMFTLGPPGDPWTGIGPGIGKLFKLFQNGGYHVTWIDDLCWITMMQAGRKTGMSRFIGIDKADKSVSKSWKTLLKTLKSKGIDQIGSSAANCEILKNSDRLDPFHDEPNQAICYNGKYQGDYMLSYMASLQNQFTNVTRKRPFFNYLEFNTAHEPTGCRLQTLDESFAKFIDFLNKQSNTFTFIFGDHGLGYGNTVKDELQHPACFIHASNDLDEKLGKEKMDSLSLNQERLIDIVDLRQTLLTLAPGDDKSIYKIDKKIRHTSQWTVSYH from the exons ATGGATAAGAG atatacttttaGAACTTACAATATACCAGCAGCAGCTAATATCTCCACCGGTTCTAAGACGAAGATACGACCATATCGATTACGTACTCTGTTCGGCATTGCATGTGTCATCTTGGTAATGTTCCAAATCTGGGGAGTCGAAAAGTATATTGCCGGACATCCTGCTAGTCTTCAAAATGTTCAA TCCTGGTCTCATCTGATATTTCATGCAACTGGGGATAAACAGATCAAAAACACTAAGCTAACG CATTCCACAGACAGCACACAGAGCACAAATTCTTCCGATCAGTGCACATATCCTCGATTTGACCCTAAGACAGAACATCCGCCATATGTCACCTGCAGACGCAACCAACCGCCACCAGACTCATGCAAAAAGGCACAAAAGATGTACTTTTCAAAGCCGACGCCATTGTGCACTGACAAACGGCAGTTTATTCTTTGCCAGATTCAG AATTTTACCACTGGCCATAGAGTTACATGTAATGGCAGCATTTGCGAAACACCCATATCGCTAGGTGTAATGAAGGAAGGGAATCTATCATGGAGTATATTTCCCGATATCAATGACCTGCAAAACACCATCCTTGATTTTCTCACCAAGAACTCGAGTACCGGTAACTATGGATTCTGCTATCTGAATTGTACGCTTAAAGACAAGAAACTTGGCAGTCAGTTGCTTCTTATACCACAATACTTTACCCAGAACACATGTAAAGATAAAGCCTGCTTCGATGCAATAAACATCAATGTCATCTGGATGGATTCAACATCGCATAGTCATTTCTTTAGATCTTTGCCAAAATCAGTTACTGCATTAAGAAATGCTAAGGAAAATAAACTTGCCCACGTGTTTAATTATGATTTGATGCAATCAATGTATGGCCGCACGTATGCAAATACTATGATGTTTACATTAGGACCTCCCGGAGATCCCTGGACAGGTATCGGTCCCGGTATCGGTAAACTATTTaagttgtttcaaaatggcggATACCACGTGACATGGATAGATGATCTCTGCTGGATAACTATGATGCAAGCAGGGCGAAAAACAGGAATGTCCAGATTTATTGGTATAGATAAGGCAGATAAATCAGTTTCCAAGTCTTGGAAAAcactgcttaaaacattaaaatcaaAAGGCATTGATCAAATAGGATCATCTGCAGCAAATTGTGagattttgaaaaacagcgaccGTCTAGATCCTTTTCATGATGAACCAAATCAAGCTATATGCTACAATGGAAAATATCAAGGAGACTACATGCTCTCATATATGGCATCGCTACAGAATCAATTCACGAATGTTACACGTAAAAGACCATTTTTTAACTATTTAGAATTCAACACCGCCCACGAACCGACTGGATGCCGACTTCAGACCTTAGATGAAAGTTTTGCTAAGTTTATTGATTTCCTAAACAAACAAAGCAATACATTTACTTTCATATTTGGAGACCATGGATTAGGTTATGGAAATACGGTAAAGGATGAATTGCAACATCCGGCTTGTTTCATTCATGCCTCAAACGACTTGGACGAAAAATTAGGAAAAGAAAAAATGGATTCTTTGAGTTTAAACCAGGAGAGGCTGATTGATATCGTTGACTTGAGACAAACCCTGCTAACTTTAGCACCTGGTGATGATAAGTCTAtttataaaattgacaaaaaaatacGACACACATCCCAATGGACTGTTTCATATCATTGA